The following DNA comes from Gambusia affinis linkage group LG21, SWU_Gaff_1.0, whole genome shotgun sequence.
CTCTAACCTACCTGTTGTCTCAGTTCCTTTGTGTACCTGTCCTGCTGCAGAGGCGACGGATGACTCGACTCTACATTAGACGAGACAcgacaatgtggaaaaaaatggaaaaacagccaaaacGCAAACTTGTGGCCAGAAGTGATTAAGCAGAGACCTTGCAGAGAAATTGGAGACTCTAGTTCTGCTCCCAGAGAGGTCGTCCTCTTATTATTAAAGCTGCGCATTTGATACAGGTCACCTGGAAACAGAGatagaaaatgaacaaattaagaGTTCCACACCTAAATGTTCAGCTACGGTTTACGTGCaatacaagaaaaagaaaatagatctCAGCACAGATCAAATTTTAGTTATAATGAAGGATCTGCAGATGCACTAAATTCTGACTTGCTGCTTTGTAAAGCAAAACTtgcagacagaaaatatttatttaaacaaatgatgaatgaataaatctaacaaaagaaaaaaaaaacgcttcaGGTTCCAGTCAACTTACTAACAAGGTTTCCGTGTTTGTCTCTAATTGGAGCTCCTCCTCCGCCTTTTCCCCAGGGGTCGTACACCGCCAGTTCACCCTCCAGCTGAGCAgcctctctcctcttcttctctttctctcttcttgtgCATCCTTCCTTTTCTGTAACCTGAACAGAGAACGCCCGGATGTTCTGTCCCAGTCACCGATGCGGCGCTGTGTAGTGAACAcggggtttgttttttttctttgagataCAGTAATTATTGACCTGCGGCCTTGGTGCCTCTCTGCAGCTCTCGGTGCTCTCGCTCCTTTGGGAAGTCTCACATGTCTCCTTCTGATGAGCTCCTCCATGCGTCCCATCTGTGAAGATAATTCAAAATAAGATACGACTAACTAAAATAGCATAACGATTTTGTGACCTGGTACTGAGTTATTGCTAGTAATGTTACTCtaatatcaacatttgttttaatataagatgaaaaaagtgaaaagtattaaatatttctaaacagaaccTGCTTTATAAAAAGGAGAACAGTCGGGTTTTACGTCAGTAACAGTAGATAAATGAGCATTTTAAACACTACTTCCTGCAtcttgcaaaactatttatactccctgatttattttcatgttttcatgctacaaataatcatttgtattttatgaagATTTTGGTGGTAGATCAACACAAACTAGCGCAAACTagtgcataataataataaggcagaaagaaaaggacatatagttttccaacattttttacaattaaaaaaatctgaaaagtacgGTGTGCATTTCTCTGATACCTGATACctctaataaaactaaaaacccaGAGCAACTCCCGCCTTCAGACGCTACAAGGTTATTAAATAGTCTGCCTgcatgtaatttaatctcagtataaagtCTCCTGTTCTGTGGATGCTGTTGCTCCTTCTGTGGCATCCGAGGTGCACAAAGGATCACAGATCCTTCCTTACAGCAGCTGTTGTGTTAGGATTCATAATCATCACTGCTCCAAACTTAAATGCAGCAAGCGTTTTACCTTCTTGCcttatttgtacagtttttctATTTCCTCAAAgtgatctgttgtttttttaacacatcatCTCTATCTTGAAACATGGTGGTTGCACCATGCTGCTATGTTGAGGAGGTTCCTCCGCAGGGATGGGGAAaatgaatggagctaaatacagggcaatacctgaagaaaatgtgttagAGCATGTAAAGGACTTCAGCCTTGAAAGCACAGTCTTCttccaacagaacaaaaaaatgtttgcaggttattgtaattaaaacagaaaaactgaacacattGGCAGCCATCTTATCCTCCAGTCAAAGTGAGCCGGTGTCCTGTTACGGTTAGTTTCTCTTATCAAACACACCTGAAGCAAATAATTATGCCATTCACAGAACTGGACTGAACACTGAGGTGATTATCTATTTGATTCAGATATGTTGCGCCATGAACACaactaagagctgcaggactcTGGGCCTCGAGTTCTGGGCTGTAACAATCCTTTAGGGTATTCAATACTGTAAAAACTGTCTTTAAGACACCACGACAAACACACCAATCGCACTTACACGGCAGCGCCTGCATGACTGAATGATGTGACTGTGATACATTACTCAGATATTGGTTAGAATAAGGATCCCGCATTCTGGGTCCTTCATACCGGCTTGCGTCACCGTTGGAAACTATATGAGATTCAGGAGAAACCACAGGGAccctgcaaaacacacacacataaaatgtGCAACCAGTTCACTTCGGTATTCATTTTACTCTTacataatgaaaaaaagcaactgCTAGCTACCATGGGATGGCCACCTGCCCTTGCATGCCAGGGAAGGTGTTGTAATAATTGAACGGTGGGACCACTTGCACCGCTCCCATCCCACACAGAGGCAATGTGTTCCCTGGCAGCTGATTGAAGTTTGGACCGAAGTTCATCAGGGGATTGTATCCAAGAGTTCTGGGTTGTGAGCTTTCAGAGAGATTGTCACGTTTAGGATCAAACCCCGAGGTGTCAGAAACATCCTGTTCCAAGCACTGGTGCTGATGAAATGCAGCCCCAATCTGCTGTTTGAGAAATAATACATCATGACTGAACAGTTAGTCAACCTGAAATGgatgttttagctttttctgtaaatgcaGTTGGTCTACCTCTTTCTCAGGAGTTGTGGCTTCAGCGGCACCAAGCTTCAGCACAGATTTCTTCTCCCTGATGACAAAAGATATTTAGAAACCGTCACATGTTGACACCCAGCCCGAGTTCATTACGCATCCACTTAACCCTAAAATGCTATGAGACACACGAAGCAATatataaattcttttttttttttttagatgatcTCCTGCGTTTGATTGAATTCACTTTTACTAGGAGTGGTAAAGAGGATTAAATTATAACTGCctcaataaaaaccttttcttgtttttctgttgctctgCCATTTGTCTCAGTAGTTCCTGCTTGTACTTCTCCTTCTTCATTTGAATAATGCTTCGTTCCTCGACTGCCCCTGCATTGAGAACAACAGATAATCCATCAACAACACATCCATCAATGGATATCCCTTGAAGCACTAACAACAGTGGATCTTACCGATCATTAGTCCAGTTGCGAGCTCTTTCTCAACTTTGTTGGCAGTAGGTGTGGATTTTGCTGTTGTCTTCAGGTTCTGTGGTGTTTGACTAATGCTGAGCAAAGATATAAAGAATTGCGACTTGCTTAAACAGTTgagcattttccatttttttaaggAAGTGCTTTGTTGGCTACGAAAGTTTGTGAAGTGTGTTTTTGATGCCACAATGTCGGAAAAACTAATCTGTGCATTGCAGGAGCAGAAAGTCGTAACTCAGCAACAGCTTGAAGCGGTTACCTTATTATTATAAGGATATGAGTtgctatttttgtattttgtcgtGCTTTATTTCTTcgacaatgacaataaaaggaattctgattctgattttactttaaagtaaagtatttttaacatCAAGCCATCAATAGAAGTCAAGGTTGCTTACTCCGCCTTCCAGATCTCGTTGCTGTTGTTATGATCTCGAATGGCCAGGGCCTCCATTTCCTGTAAGTCTCGCAAATCTCTGCCATAAGCCGAGATTTGcgagacaaaacaaaagtgaattCAGTCAAGATGCTATGAACCAATCCCTAATGAAACCCTGTTGAAGTTCAAAGTCATTTTTGACCAGAAATAAAAGCAGTACCTCTTCTGTCCATGGTCAGGGGTTCCCCATTCCTCTTTGCACTCCTGCTCATTCGTGCTTCTGCCTCGCCTCCTCCGGCGTATGAAGTCAtactcctcctcatcctctgtgttcagctcctcctcagagctgtaCGTCTTTCTCGGCTGATGAACTTCCCATCTCTTTCGCCTCCAGGAGCAGGGACTCCTGGTGTCTGGGCTTCTTCTGTAGTCTCCTGCCTCGGTCAGAGTGGCAGCATTTTTCACGGATACGGGACTCTCCCTCTGATGGGGCGGAGTGCTGGTCTGGGTACTTATGAAGGACGGAGCAGAGCCAGGACTAGTTATGCATACAGCATCTGATGCTTGATGTTCTGGCTGAAAACGATACATTATGTGGAAATTAAGTTACATTTCTTAAGGTTAGCACTTAAGGATGTATTTTTCTACTCATACCTTAGAGGTAACTGGATGTGCTCCCTTCTTTGACCTTCTGTTTTGAGCTTGCTCCTGGAGGAAAAGGTTGtattctctctgtctctcttctcTCAGTCGTTCCTATGGcaaattgaaagaaaacaaatgcagtacttttatttaaaagtattcatacctctgaATGTATTTGCTATGTATTGGACATGTGCTTATATgtgatatttcaaaacaaagtagcaaataaatatatagtgGAAAGACAAATaagcttttaacattttttccaagtgaaaaccagaaaaatgtaCAGAACAATCACCCACTTTTACTGATACCTTCTCCTCGATAGGTAAGGAGAAACCCTGCTGCTCCTCACGCACATGACTTTTACAATCCTTTTTCTGAAGAAAgtagagcaaaacaaaacagtcatttGAATCCACATACGCTTAGCAAGAAAGGTAAGGAGTTGTGAACATATTGAAAGGCTTATTTAATTAGTAAAGAAAATTATCAGACCTTGGCAGCATAATCTTTGtactccagctgcagctccagcagcaacttctgcttcttcttttcatAATCTCTTCCCAGAGCAGCTATTCCTGAATCTGGAAAATACATCTTATGTAGCACTTTGCTAGGCTACCGTATAATACCACAATTAATACAGCTTGAACACTTTCAGAGAGTTGGATAATACCTGTGTCAAGATTGTGGGTTATTTCCTGAGCTGCTGACGCGGATGGAGGCATGCTGGAGACTTATTTATTGCGCAACATCAATCTTTGACTGTAtaagacaaacacaaactaaGTATTCAACACTGCTTGAATATATTTCAAAGCTGCTGTTATGAAGGACATACCTCGGTTTGTTTGTCTGGGTGGTCTGTCTGTTCCTGCGTCATTGTACTCGAGAAATGTCCCGCTGTCGTTTAtgaacacaaaagaaattagTCTTTCTCCATAATAGCCAACTGAAACGAGCGTCTTAGTTTTAAAGAGTTATTGGTCCGTTTTATAAACGCAAATGAGAAATCCGCTTAATCGAGGCGCAATGGATGAAGCGTTGCGCGTTGCTACGGGCAACCATGACACTATGTCCCGACAGACTCACTGCAGTTACTAGCaagaaactgtaaacaaaaccaaaattagactaaaataaaataaaaactaaaagtaacaaaacatttttttaaaaagaaaaatataagcggttttgtcaaaaaacagagagaatgtgttttttaatataattgttttgttcattttcaccTTTCTCTTATGGCCCTGTAGTAAAGATATTAACACTCCTTGCCATATTTTCTCAATTAATGCATGTACATAGtgacaattaaaaaacagctgtttattaaaGTAATGCTGACAGATTCAAAGAGATTCAAAGGATAATAGTTGACAAATTTGAGGAAAATCTTTTACGTTTCGAGGTATGAGCAAAACCGCCGCTAGATGGCAGTGTATCCTTAACAGTCAGTTGCTGTCTTCTATGGACTATACCATCTGTTGGTGATGATAGTAATTTAAGAAGAGTAATCCATACACTAGTTATTATAACTCGTAGTGAATCACATGAATATCTTAAATATTacgtttttaaatgaaaatcataTCACCGATTAATTAGCTGTAGATTTCTGAAGCACTACGACCAACAGTTTGTAGTATTGGCATGTTGGTTTCGTCCAACTGTCATGGCTTCCTGAGCGAGTGAATGCAAGGCCCCAACAATCTTTGAAGAAACTCCAGTTTTCGTCTCTTATTTGAGGAGgaattttggttttttttacacatcaggTGTCGAGATTGGCCGTTAAATTTCACCATGGCCGGGAGCAGCACGGCTCAGAAAACCTGGGAGCTCTCCAACAGAATGCAAGAGGTGCAGAGCATCGATGAAATttacaaatatgacaaaaaacaacagcaggaaATCCTCGCCGCGAAGCCATGGACGAAGGAGTATGTTtgattgtgttgtttgtttttactgagcATTTATGTAAATCGATGTTTGGGCTACTTTGTGTGGTGTTTATTCTGTTAGTTCTGGTTAAGTTAAAGCATAGCTAGTTAAAAGCTAACATGCTGATTTTCCACTGCAACAGCACTTTGTTTGTTTACAAGGGTCTACATTTGTGTTGTGGCTTCAGTAAACATATCCTGAGGCAAGAGATCACCTAGATCTGGAGTATTTATCTcacttttggagaaaaaaaaacattgtacatAGAACGAGCATTTTTGTAGCCATTTACCTTCAAAATGTGAATATAATTCAACATAGGCTATCAGTATTTGATTATGGTTATAAAATGAGAGTACGACTTAGAGAAGTGATGcattaaatcatatttactgtaaaaacagtttaaatagatAGAGTGCTTATTTGTGattgattatttgtgtttccaGTCACCACTACTTCAAGTACTGCAAGATCTCAGCTCTGGCCCTGCTGAAGATGGTGATGCACGCCCGCTCCGGTGGAAACCTGGAGGTGATGGGTCTCATGCTGGGGAAGGTGGACGGAGAAACCATGATCATTATGGACAGCTTTGCACTGCCAGTGGAAGGGACAGAAACCAGAGTCAATGCCCAGGCTGCAGCCTATGAATACATGGCCGCCTACATTGAAAATGCCAAACAGGTAAGAAAAATCCATAACATGCAGGTTTAAAAAATTAGTGCACTAAAACTTTCTGTGGATTGCTACcagatttttctgttcatttgaaTTCTGtgtataaatgaatgaatttgttattgtgattGAAGAATAGTTTAGTAACTAACTTCTTGATCAGAGTGCTTTGTCTTAGATGGAACAACCAAACTATAAAATAAGCCACTTCAAGGTAAAACTTGccttaataatttaataaaccCTAGAGCTTACAGACTTCTTGTACAGCAGTAGAAGAAGTCTGTACTTGTACTTGCTAAAACAAGTTTCAAGTTTTAGTACTTGCTGTACTAAAACTTGAAACTTGGGTTTCAAGTTTTAGAAAGACAAGTTTCTAAAActtatgttttagaaaacacaagTTTAGAAAACTTAGACTTTAGAGAAGCTAACATGATGGGGTTACCACACCCTTTCACTATCAACCTTTGTAAATGGTTAATATTTTAATACcataaacttaattttaaagttCTCTATCCTATTCCCATGTGCGACATTTCTAGCTAACAGGCTAattcttcctgttttatctgtcccagaaggtttgtggtttttaaaatgttcttgtacaTTACAGTTAATGGCATCTAAGGATGTATAAAAAGCTTCAAAAGAAACTCTCCAAGTAAAACATTAAGAACAATTCAAATGTCAATTTCAGTACTTTTAGTCAGTCGGCAGGATGTTGGTAATTataagaatatattttcagttattttttgcCCCAAATAAATCAGTAATTTCTATCTCATAGATTTTACAAAACTTTTGAATGGTAATCAATAACTTCTTGTCTCTCTGTGTCGTATAGATTTTATGCGAAACTTTGGTgaattttcatttgaaactcTAGAAAAGGGGAAAGACATGGAAACATGCCTTTCACATCAGAAAAAATCTGTAGGGTACAAAACAATGATATCTATATTCgacttttacataaaaaactaaaataaactcttaaactAACAACGATTATGCCAAGGTAGACTTTTTTTGTCTGACGTAATTTCTAATCAAAGACgatgttttagtattttgttgCCATCAGTATTGCTGTAAGTTTAACTTTTCAATATTATGCCTGTAATCTGTTGTGTTAGGTCGGTCGGTTGGAAAATGCTATCGGCTGGTACCACAGTCACCCAGGCTACGGATGCTGGCTGTCGGGCATAGACGTCAGCACTCAGATGCTCAACCAGCAGTTTCAGGAACCTTTTGTGGCGGTTGTGGTaagccataaaaaaaacccttttattTACATACGATCTTTATAAAGTCATTGAAAAGTTGTAAATTTACTTATCTTAATTTTACACTTTAGggcttaaatatttcattaaaaggtCTTGAAATATATTGACTTCAGTCTTAAATTTGTACATTTGATGATTTGCAGCTCAAGATGCAGGAAGGCGAAAAGCCCTCTCACATCAGACATTCAGCTTTTCCTGCAGAAATGTTCTGCAGCTCAATCTGCTTTATTGTATTATCagtaattaaaatcaaaaaatttttaTGTTCCACTTTAAGCTCTTTCttcaaaagaaagtttttatcttaaaagacTTGACTCTAAAAGATTGATTCTTATAGTTTGGTATTaccaaaatacacaaatttccAATTTAGAAAAGTGAATTTAAATGATGGAGTGGCTCATATATAAActaaaaagttgctaaataagCTACTGATTCTAATTTTAAGTCACTTATGCAGGTCTTAAATTCCAATTATCTTTGTATTAACTTTTAAGTCCCTGAAACTTTCAGAATccctgattttaaaaaaaaacacacacaacttgTGTAACTGAGAAGATTTCTTTATGTCTCAGTGCAGCTTTGTAAGTTGCTCcgtacattttttgttgtagttgttgCAAACACATTTCCTTTGTACACCTCATTTGGTTCAGCATTGCTTAAAGGCTGGCGGCGTCGTATAACGAAGTGTGTATTTTCAGCACACTGACAGCCAGAGTGGGAGGCCCTCGGGGGGCAGATTTGAGCGGTCCCAGGAGGATCTCACGACCTCTGACTTTGTTTCCCCCCTTTCTACTGTAGATCGACCCGACTCGGACTATTTCCGCAGGGAAGGTCAACCTCGGTGCCTTTAGGACATACCCAAAGGTAAAGCAAAGACATTTCCTGAACCAGTTCGTTTTCtgtttcaatttttatttattttagtaattttatttttttcttcttattattatttatattgtttataaatgtaaataatcaaCCTTGAATTTATAGGGTTACAAACCTCCAGATGAAGGGCCGTCAGAATATCAGACAATCCCTCTGAATAAGATAGAGGATTTCGGTGTGCACTGTAAACAGTGAGTACATCTGGGTTTAAAATGTTGCTCTTGGATTCTGATTCTGCCCTCCCGGCTCATATTTTTCCTCATACGTGTCCTATTCAGATATTACGCCCTGGAGGTGACTTACTTCAAGTCTTCCCTTGATAGAAAGCTCCTGGAACTCCTCTGGAATAAATACTGGGTCAATACCTTAAGTTCTTCCAGCCTGCTGACGGTATGTAAGCAACTTCAAGAATCAAAATGCGCGCTAATTGTTTGGCATTTTGATTTATGGTTAATTATTAGACTATAACTCACTTGGACATGTGTTCGCCATCTTGTGATGTTGTGATTTATTACCGCATATTAGCTAAGTCCCCGTGTTTGTTGGCTTTAGTAATAAGCTGTATGTGAACTTTTTAACACAGTTTAGAAGTAAAGTTGGATGAGTGTCTTCCCCCCCTCCCTCCACAGTTTGGTCTGAATATTGAAAACCCATGATGCCAATTTGCATTTGGTTGTAACTTTGTCCTGCGCTCCTCTAAATACCTTCAACAGACATCAGGCTTATCCAAGCAGGGACCTTTTTGACGTTGTGGAGGAAGATGAATTGACTAGATGTCAAGAACAAGCTGCTCCACGGGTGACAGGCTTTGTCAGTTGCTACACTGTCCTCCTCGTCAGGGCCCCCCGAGTCATTGTGTTTTAATTACCTTCTCTACTATAAACACGACCTCACCTTAAGCAAACGTTTCGCCGACGTTCAGCCATTCACCACGGCTCGCAAAGTGTTTTCAGCAGCTTGTTGGGCAGATTAGTTGCTGTTCTTTATGTGGAAAAATCTGCTCTCTGGGTTTTTTGTTGGCAAATTCTGCATGGGGTGGTTTCTTTGTGTGTAAGTGAATGTTTGCTTGCTGGACGCTCAGAACTCGGACTACACCACGGGCCAGGTGTTCGACCTGTCGGAGAAGCTGGAGCAATCGGAGGCCCAGCTGGGCAGAGGCAGCTTCATGCTCGGCCTCGACACGCATGACAGGAAATCCGAGGACAAGCTGGCCAAAGCAACGCGAGACAGGTGGATatctttccattttaaaaaatccgttgcacttttgctttaaataatttatgtttgacTTAATTACCTAACTTGCCTTGCAAATGTAGTCAAACTCGTAACATAAGCTATATAGTAACGGAGATTCTTTCTTAACTATTTGCAAGTAAAATTATGAAAGTTATATTAAAGTTATTGGAGTATTTCAATTAATACTTTTGCagcaatgttgtttttcagattacTGGAAATCTATAAAATGCAACCCCATAGTACTATGTTGCCACCACCATTATGTTAGTCTTATGTTTTCCATGTATGTCAAAACGTTTAAAATTTGTCATAGTAAGTAGGTGACTTCTGCAGGCAACTGGGTGCACTCTGGTTCATTTAGAGTTATCATAGTGTAGTGAATTGAAATAGAAAATGCATTCTTcatttttcagatctttatGTGTCAATTGTCAAAAACAATGCATCTTTTCCTTACACTAACTATATTTTTACATGGCCTGTAACTTAAAATCAAATTGTTTGATAATATGGAATAATTTTAAACTCCATacatctgctttttaaaatatttaaacagattaGAGTCATTATACATTTGCTCTGCAACTGTGTATGTAAGAAactaaacaatatatttttatggaaGTCTATGGAGCGATTCTCATGCAGATGTAACGTTTCTGTACTGcctccctcctttttttttcttgtcactgACTGCtaatcttcatttttttcactccGCTTTCTTTCAGCTGCAAGACGACCATAGAGGCAATTCACGGCCTGATGTCCCAAGTCATTAAAGATAAACTCTTCAATCAAATCAACACATCCGCCAATTAACActgaaaacacagttttatctcaaaattatttcttgtgcatGACTGGCTGTACTCCTCCTTAGACTACCACCATTTCTGTTTGAGAGGGTTTTTGTTGAGcaaaactgcagtaaaaaaaaataaataaaaatattaaaggcaCCATCCTGcgtgaatatatttttatgtgatcTGTCACATTGCATCTGGTAAAGTGGATCATTTAAATAATCTAGTTCCATGTCCAAATACTCTAAATACACGGTGTATATTTAGGCCtctaaatgaaacatgttttaggGCAAATCCCTCtccagcaaaacatttaaataaccCACTGTGGTCACATTTGGCTCCCACAGCGTTACATAACCGAATGACGAACTCCAGCTCCTGCACAGGCTCAGCGGGGATCGCCCGCCCTGCCTGGGACGTCCCTGCGGGCTCACATGCTCCGCGCTGCTCGGCCCTCGGCGACAGACGCGCCGGCGATGCCGCCGGCTGCGGTGGAGGCGGTGATGCAGCGCAGAGGCACGAGCCGCGCACACAGGAGTCCATTCACCCCGGCGTGTCTGCTCTTCATCGAGGCGAACGTCCACCTTGTCTGcctcttttttccccactgacAGCTGTTTTGACTTGCGTTCGTGTCGTGTCTTGTTTTTCTGGTATTGTAATGGTTTAATGTGTATTTGTAACGTCATGTGTTGCGGAGGAGAGAATCCCGGCGGGGCAGTGGAGGAGATGCCTGGTGTTTCTCATGCACGTTTGCTGTGGCACAACTGCTTGTAATAATTTTCTTGAACTATTATCTAAATTGTCTTCAGGTTCAAGGTAGAAAAATGAACCCCGCtatattaaatttaatcaaGAATGTAAACTCGTTAAATAAGGTTTCTGCAAAAACCTACAGATTAGTTCATGCTTTTGCCAGATATAATTGCATGCATGTCTGTCATAGTGCTGATGaagtatttaaaatatgcagggcTAATATTGTTTTGCCGTATTCCCCATTCCTCATTATTTTAGATTCATCGAAACATACTGAACTTGTTCAGTGTGTAAACATAATGATTATCTCCAGATGGACATTTGCATGCATGACTAAAATTGCATTAGGAAAAGCCAAAAATCCATTAGccatatataattttttttgttttctttgtattttaactCCACAGTACGTCCCTATTCCTTCAAAGGGTGAATGCATTAAATGTTTGACGCTGCCATGAGTGCGGATGATTAATGAGATTAGTAGCTATCGATTACGGACACCGAAAGAAGGTCCTGTAGTTCAAATGTCCCAGGTAAGATGTTGAGATGTTTAGCTTGGGCTGGTGACAAATTAAGCAGCGATGTGTGTGAAGATGGAGAACGCAGCCCAAAAATGTGGAGGTACAACACTTCCTCTCCACCATGTGCTCCTGCATAAGTAGAGGGCGGTCCCTCCCCTAGGACGCTCAGGTCATGGCATGATGTAGATTAACAATGCAGGGGTCACTGCATGTGGTGGGTTCCTGACTCGGTgtgttttactgaaatattatCTCTGTAATGTAGCAATGACGGGGGAAATGTAAACTGCAAAAgagatacttaaaaaaaaagtttttaagtaGTTCCGCCTACgtataatgtataaaaatataactatTTGTTGTTAAACTCTCATTTGCCAAATTAACAATCCCACTTTGTCCATTCTACTTTAACTATTCCTCACACAATTCAGCATaagagaaaatttgttttttaaactatttc
Coding sequences within:
- the LOC122824606 gene encoding centrosome and spindle pole-associated protein 1-like isoform X4; translation: MPPSASAAQEITHNLDTDSGIAALGRDYEKKKQKLLLELQLEYKDYAAKKKDCKSHVREEQQGFSLPIEEKVSVKERLREERQREYNLFLQEQAQNRRSKKGAHPVTSKPEHQASDAVCITSPGSAPSFISTQTSTPPHQRESPVSVKNAATLTEAGDYRRSPDTRSPCSWRRKRWEVHQPRKTYSSEEELNTEDEEEYDFIRRRRRGRSTNEQECKEEWGTPDHGQKRDLRDLQEMEALAIRDHNNSNEIWKADISQTPQNLKTTAKSTPTANKVEKELATGLMIGAVEERSIIQMKKEKYKQELLRQMAEQQKNKKREKKSVLKLGAAEATTPEKEQIGAAFHQHQCLEQDVSDTSGFDPKRDNLSESSQPRTLGYNPLMNFGPNFNQLPGNTLPLCGMGAVQVVPPFNYYNTFPGMQGQVAIPWVPVVSPESHIVSNGDASRYEGPRMRDPYSNQYLNGTHGGAHQKETCETSQRSESTESCREAPRPQVTEKEGCTRREKEKKRREAAQLEGELAVYDPWGKGGGGAPIRDKHGNLVSDLYQMRSFNNKRTTSLGAELESPISLQESSHPSPLQQDRYTKELRQQIEEGKRKKAEERERVRIAEENEEKKLAMERVRIQQQYEEEKRREKEMRSKGIQSNQAETHDVEKVLSKEQKNLNAPQRVRQNERQESPSIPTLHRKCTNAVTSPSSAVGPLNPRTLFLQREPSPPVPTLQRKQTSISPSPSSNMSSPTSRIERIVSAPSIQPVTERKPSIPAGQQEVIRELSTLRKFLRREQRQLELQLKEEAHHPHLHKH